The DNA region ACGGAGCTCAGTGGGCGGGCCGCGCGCTGGAACCTTCGGCTGGGGCGCCCGCTGGTGGCACCGGACACCGCCCTCGACGGCTGAGCGCGGGGCGGTGCGCCTCCCCAGGAAACCGGAGAAGGCCGGAGGAAGGCGTGACGGGCCCGGCGCCCGGGAACACCGCGGGGCCCCCCGGAAGAAGGTTCCGAAGGGCCTCGAGCGACGGCGTCCGTTGTCCGGGAAGGCTCAGCGTGCGGCCGGAACCGCTCGACCGGGCGCGCCCTGGGCGGGTTTCGGGTTGAGCAGCCGCTCGGCCAGTTCGCCGAGGAACAGGCCCAGTCCGCCCCACAGCACGGCCTGGATGGCCAGTGCGGAGAGCCGGAAGCGCCACAGCAGGGTGGCCGGGAAGTCGTCCGGCACCTCGTTGATCACCGGCAGGAACACGTAGGCGAGCCCGATCACGACGGCGAAGGCTGCCACCGCGGCCACGGTGGCGTACCAGGCGCCCAGCCGGGGCGCGAGCCGCTTGCCCAGGAGGGTCGCGGCGATGGCCAGGAGCACGCTGAGCACCATCATCAGGAAGTACAGCGTCGTGCGCTTGCCGATGGTGTCGGGGTCGCCGACGGCCGGCGGGTTGACGGGGTACTTCAGGTACGGCACGACGTACACGGCCAGCAGGGCGCAGCCGGACAGCAGCAGAGCGGTCGCCCGGGGGCCGAAGCGCCCGACGCGGCCGAGCGCGAAGCAGAAGGCGAGGGCGGCGATACCGCCGAAGGCGATCCCGTAGACGAGGATGCCGGTGGCGAGGCCGGCCGTGGACTGGAGTGAGCGGGAGACCACTTCCACCTCGTGCTCGTGGGCGCCCCCGTGGGAGTGCGCCTGGGCTTCTTCCAGGCCGATCGCGCTGTCGACGCTCGGTTCCCCGAGGAAGTAGGCGACGACCAGGGCGAGCACACCGGCGGCCAGGCCGGCGAGCATGCCTCGTACGAGGAGGTTTCTTACGGTTGCGGAGTTCATGGTGTGCGGCGTCCCTCGTCGTTGTCAGTGGCAGGGGAAGCCGAGCAGGTGGCGGGCGTCGTGTACCCACTCGTGGACGCCCGTGCCGCTGAACACGGAGGTGGCGCCCTGTTCGGCGCCGACGAAGTACAGCAGGATCAGCATCAGGATGCCGAAGAAGACCGCCCAGGGTGCTATCGCCTTCAGCGGTAGCGCGGCGGGAACGACGGGGATGGTGGCTGTCGGCTGAGCGACGTTCTGCGCCATGGCAGGGCCTCCTCTGGGAGTTCGCGTCCCATATCGGTGGTGCACAAGGACGACGGCCACGGGTCTGACTCACGAGGCGCCCCAAGGGCCTCGCACACAGTGGCGCGACCGTGCCGGATTCCCACCGGCTTCCGTCCCGCCGTCGTCATATCGGGATGACGGTACCGCGTGACGCGTGCATGGCCAAGAGCGCGCCGAGCGGCGTGATCTTCCTCTCTCACTCCCCGTCACCACGCCTCCCCCCGGCGTCACCGCGCCGGACGAGGCGAGCGCGTCCCTGTGGGGCTGCCGGCACGGTGGCGGTCCTTCCCGGGCGCACCCCTTCGGCGCACCCGCGGTCCTCACCCCCGTACGTCGACCGCGCTGGAGGTCAAGCCGTCATCCGGTGAGCGCGGTGCGCCGGGCCGTGGTGTTCGACTCGTCGATCAGGCGCACGTCGTGGCCTCCAGCAGGAAGACCCGGGCACCGGCGTCGGGGGTAGGGCTCGGTGCCGCAGTTGGTGAGGGGTGAGCACGACGGCCCGGTGGTACATCGCCGTCTCCACCGGCCCCACTGTTCAGCGTCGCTTGGCCCCCACCCCGAGCAGATCTGAGTGGACCTGCGCCCTCCGGCCGCCGAGACTGCGCATATGACAGCGACAGCCCGTACCCCCGGGCCCTTCGGCCGCGCGCTCTGCGCCATGATCACACCGTTCACCTCCGCCGGTGAGCTGGACCTGGAGGCCGCCCGCCGGCACGCCCGCCGCCTGGTCGCGGACGGCTGTGACGGGCTGGTGCTGAGCGGCACCACTGGCGAGTCCCCCACCACCACCGACCCGGAGAAGACCGCGCTGCTGCGTGCGGTCCGCGAGGCGGTCGGCGAGGGCGTCCCGCTGCTCGCCGGGGTGGGAAGCTCCGACACCCGGCACACCGTGCGCCTCGCCCAGGACGCCGAGGCGGCGGGGGCGAACGGCCTGCTGGTCGTGACCCCCTACTACAGCCGCCCTCCGCAGGCCGCGGTCGAGGCCCACTTCCTCCGCGTCGCGGAGGCCACCGGCATCCCGCTCATGCTGTACGACATCCCCGGCCGCACCGGCACCCGGATCGAGCCGGACACGCTGCTGCGACTGGCGGAGCATCCACGCGTCGTGGCGGTCAAGGACTGCTCGTACGACCTGCTCGCGGCGACGAAGGTCATGGCGCGGACCCGGCTCGCCTACTACTCGGGCTGCGAGGAGCTGAACCTTCCGCTGTACGCCCTCGGCGGCGCGGGCTACGTCAGTACGGTAGCCAATGTGGCACCCCGTCAGATGCGGTCGGTCCTGGACGCGTTCGACGCCGGCGAGACGGCACGGGCGGCCCGCCTCAACCAGCTGGCGGCGCCCCTGGTGGAGGCGATGATGGCGGGCGGCCTGCCCGGGACCGTCACCGTCAAGGCCCTCCTGGACGCGGGCCCGGTCCGCGAACCACTGCTGCCCGCCGACCGCGAGGCGACCGGCGGGCTGCGCGAGGCGTACGAGGGACTCCTCGCCGCGACCGGCTAGTTGTGGCTGTGCAGGATGTCGTTGAGCCCGTCCCAGACCGCGTTGTTGGGGCGGGCCTCGACGGTGCCGGTGACCGAGTTGCGGCGGAAGAGGATGTTCGAGGCCCCGGAGAGCTCCCGGGCCTTGACGACCTGTCCGTCCGGCATCGTGACACGGGTGCCGGCGGTGACGTACAGCCCGGCCTCCACGACGCACTCGTCACCGAGCGCGATACCGATACCGGCCTCCGCGCCGATCAGGCAGCGCTGCCCGATGACGATGCGCTCCTTGCCGCCGCCGGAGAGGGTGCCCATGGTGGAGGCGCCGCCGCCGATGTCGGAGCCGTCCCCGACGACGACGCCGGCCGAGATGCGGCCCTCGACCATGGAGGTGCCCAGGGTGCCCGCGTTGAAGTTGACGAAGCCCTCGTGCATCACGGTCGTACCGGCGGCGAGGTGCGCCCCGAGCCGGACCCGGTCGGCGTCCGCGACGCGTACGCCCTTGGGCGCGACGTAGTCCGTCATCCGGGGGAACTTGTCGACCGAGGTGACCTGGAGGTGCAGGCCCTCCGCACGGGCGTTGAGCCGGACCTTCTCCAGGTCGTCGACGGCGACGGGACCGAGCGAGGTCCAGGCGACGTTGGCGAGGAAGCCGAAGATCCCGTCGAGGTTCTGCCCGTGGGGCCGGACGAGACGGTGCGAGAGCAGGTGCAGCCGCAGGTAGGAGTCGTGGGCGTCGAGCGGCTTGTCCTCCAGCGAGGAGATGACCGTGGACACGGCGACGACCTCGACGCCCCGGCGCGCGTCCACCCCGACGGCCTTCGACGCGCCCTCGCCGAGCCGGTTCACCGCCTCGTCGGCGGACAGGCGCCGCGTCCCGGCCGGGCCGGGGTCGGCGACGAGCTCGGGGGCGGGGAACCATGTGTCGAGGACGGTGCCGTCACCGGCGATGGTGGCGAGGCCGGCGGCGACGGCGCCGGTGGTACGGGCGGAGCCCTGGGAAGTCGTGTCGGTCATGCACGCAACCTAACCGCCCGGGGGCCGCTCGGGCGAACCGGTCTCGCCGTCCGGTCCGGCGCCGCGCACGCGGGCACCCACGGCGCCGCCGCCCTCCTCAACCCCCTCGGTACGGCCGCGTACGTGTCACCGGAGCCGCCCCCGAGCAGGGCCGGGAGCCTGGCCCCGGGCACGCGTACGGCCGTGCCCGCCAGAGGGTCTGGCGGGCACGGCCGTACGCGGCTGAGGGATCAGACGTTGAAGCCCAGGGCGCGCAGCTGCTCGCGCCCGTCGTCGGTGATCTTGTCCGGGCCCCACGGCGGCATCCAGACCCAGTTGATCCGCAGCTCGTTCACGATCCCCTCGGTCGCGGACTTCGCCTGGTCCTCGATGACGTCGGTCAGCGGGCAGGCCGCGGACGTCAGCGTCATGTCGAGGGTGGCGATGTTCGCCTCGTCGACGTGGACACCGTAGATCAGGCCCAGGTTGACGACGTCGATCCCCAGCTCGGGGTCGACCACGTCGTACAGCGCCTCGCGGACCTCCTCCTCGGAGGCCGGCCTGGTGGTGAGAGTCTCGTTCTCGCTCATGCCGTCTTCCCTTCGGACAGCGCCTGCGCCGTCGCGTCTTTCCACGCCATCCAGCTCAGCAGTGCGCACTTGACCCGAGCCGGGTACTTGGAGACTCCGGCGAACGCGACAGCGTCCTCCAGCAGCTCCTCCATCGTGTCGTCCGGCTCCAGCTGACCCTTGGACTGCATCAGTTCCAGGAAGGCCTCCTGGATCTTGTGCGCCTCGCCGAGCTCCTTGCCGACCAGCAGGTCGTTGAGGACGGAGGCGCTGGCCTGGCTGATGGAGCAGCCCTGGCCCTCGTAGCTGACGTCGGCGACCGTCTCGCCGTCGTACTTCACGCGGAGCGTGATCTCGTCGCCGCACGTCGGGTTGACGTGGTGCACCTCGGCGTCGCCCTCCCGCAGGCCGCGCCCGTGGGGGTGCTTGTAGTGGTCCAGGATCACTTCCTGGTACATGGAGTCAAGCTTCACCAGTCAACCCTCAGCCGTTCGCCGGTTATCCGAAAAAGTTCCGCACGTGCTCCAGGCCGTCCACCAGGGCGTCGACCTCGGCCGGCGTGGAGTACAGATAGAACGACGCTCGCGTCGTCGCAGGAATTCCGTACCGCAGGCAGACCGGCCGCGCGCAGTGGTGTCCGACCCGGACGGCGATGCCCTGCTCGTCGAGCACCTGGCCCACGTCGTGGGGGTGGATGTCCCCGAGCGTGAAGGAGATCGCCGCCCCGCGGTCCTCGGCCGTCGCCGGGCCGATGATCCGCAGGTCGGGCACGGCCAGGAGCCGCTTCACCGCGTACGCGGTGATCGCCTGCTCATGGCGGTGGATGTTCTCCATGCCGATGGCCGAGAGGTAGTCCACGGCCGCGCCGAGGCCGACGGCCTGGGCGATCGGGGGCGTACCGGCCTCGAACTTGTACGGGGCCGGGGCGTACGTCGACGAGTGCATCGACACGGTCTCGATCATCTCGCCGCCGCCGAGGAAGGGCGGCAGGTCCTCCAGGAGCTCCTGCCGGCCCCACAGGACGCCGATGCCGGTCGGGCCGACCATCTTGTGGCCGGTGAAGGCCACGAAGTCGGCCTGGAGCGCCTGCACGTCCAGCACCATGTGCGGGGCGGCCTGGGAGGCGTCCACACAGACCAGCGCGCCGACCTGCTGGGCACGCCGGATGATCTTCTCGACCGGGTTGATCGTACCCATGATGTTGGACACCAGCGTGAGCGTGACGATCTTCGTCTTCTCGGTGATGACCTCGTCGATGTCGGACAGGTCGAGCCGGCCGTCGTCCGTGATGCCGAACCACTTCAGCTTCGCGCCCGTACGCTGCGCCAGCAGCTGCCACGGCACGATGTTGGAGTGGTGCTCCATCTCGGTGGTGACGATCTCGGTGTCGCTGTCGACCCGATAGGGCTCGTCCGCCCAGCCGAGCATGTTGGCCACGAGGTTCAGCGACTCCGAGGCGTTCTTGGTGAAGATCACCTCGTTGCGGCTGGGAGCGTTGATGAAGGCCGCGACCTTGTCGCGGGCACCCTCGTACAACGCGGTGGCCTCCTCCGCGAGGGTGTACACACCGCGGTGGACGTTGGCGTTGTAGCGCTCGTAGTACGTGCTGAGCGCGTCGAGGACCTGGCGCGGCTTCTGCGAGGTCGCCGCGCTGTCCAGGTACACGAGCTTCCTGCCGTCGTGGACCGTGCGGTCCAGGATCGGGAAGTCCTTACGGATCGCCTCGGTGTCGAGGAGGCCGGAGAGCCCCTGTCGGGCGTCAGTCACGCGACTGCCCCTCCTGAGTTCGCTCCGCTCACGGCGCCGCCCTTCACGTATGCCTCGTAGCCCTCGTTCTCCAGCTTGTCGGCGAGCTCGGCGCCGCCGGACTCGGCGATGCGGCCGTTGGCGAAGACGTGCACGAAGTCGGGCTTGATGTAGCGCAGGATCCGCGTGTAGTGCGTGATCAGCAGGGTGCCGACCTCGCCGGACTCACGGACCCGGTTGACGCCCTCGGAGACGACGCGCAGGGCGTCGACGTCCAGACCGGAGTCGGTCTCGTCGAGGATGGCGACCTTCGGCCTGAGGAGCTCCAGCTGGAGGATCTCGTGGCGCTTCTTCTCACCGCCGGAGAAACCCTCGTTGACGTTGCGCTCGGCGAAGGCCGGGTCCATGTGGAGCCCGGACATCGCCTCCTTGACCTCCTTGACCCACGTACGCAGCTTGGGGGCCTCGCCGCGGACGGCGGTGGCGGAGGTGCGCAGGAAGTTGGAGACCGAGACACCGGGGATCTCGATCGGGTACTGCATGGCGAGGAACAGACCGGCGCGGGCCCGCTCGTCGACGGACATCTCCAGGATGTCCTCGCCGTCCAGGGTCACCGTGCCACGCGTGATCGTGTACTTGGGGTGACCGGCGATCGAGTAGGCGAGGGTGGACTTGCCGGACCCGTTCGGGCCCATGATGGCGTGGGTCTCGCCCTGCTTCACAGTCAGGTCGACGCCCTTGAGGATCTCCTTCGTGGCGTTGTCGGCCTCGACGGAGACGTGCAGGTCGCGGATTTCAAGCGTTGCCATGGGTGACTCAGGACTCCTGGGTGACGGAGACGAGCACATCGTCCCCTTCGATCTTTACGGGGTATACGGGGACGGGGCGCGTCGCGGGAAGGCCGGACGGCTTGCCGGTGCGCAGGTCGAAGCTCGATCCGTGCAGCCAGCACTCGATCGAGCAGTCCTCCACCTCGCCCTCCGACAGTGAGACGTTCGCGTGCGAGCAGATGTCGTTGATCGCGAACACCTCGCCCTCGGTGCGGACGACGGAGACCGGCGTGCCGTCGAGTTCCACCCGCCTGGGGGTGTCGTCCTCCAGCTCGCTCAGCGCACAGGCGCGGACGAAGGCCATCAGACCGTCGCCTTCAGCTCGTCCTCGATCTTGTCGAGGAGACGGGCCTCGACGTCGGGCAGGCCGATCTGCTGGACCAGCTCGGCGAAGAAGCCGTGCACGACGAGCCGGCGGGCCTCCTCCTCCGGGATACCGCGGGACTGGAGGTAGAACAGCTGCTCGTCCTCGAAGCGGCCGGTCGCCGAGGCGTGGCCGGCGCCGACGATCTCGCCGGTCTCGATCTCCAGGTTGGGTACGGAGTCGACCCGGGCACCGTCGGTGAGGACGAGGTTGCGGTTCATCTCGTAGGTGTCGGTGCCCTCGGCGGCGGCCTGGATGAGGACGTCACCGATCCATACGGCGTGGGCGCCGTCGCCCTGCAACGCGCCCTTGTAGGTCACGTTGGACCTGCAGTGCGGGGTGTTGTGGTCGACCAGGAGGCGGTGCTCCTGGTGCTGGCCCTTGTCGGTGAAGTACAGCCCGAAGAGCTCGGCCTCGCCGCCGGGGCCCGCGTAGGCCACCCGGGGGTGGAGGCGGACCACGTCGCCGCCGAAGGTGACGACGACGGACTTGAAGGAGGCGTCGCGGCCGACCAGCGCGTTGTGCTGGCCGACGTGGACGGCCTTCTCGTCCCAGTCCTGGACGGAGACGACGGTCAGCTTCGCCCCGTCGCCCAGGATGTAGTCGACGTTGGCGGCGAGCACGGTGTCACCGGTGTGGTCGATGACGACGACGGCCTCGGCGAAGGCGCCCAGCCGGATGACCTGGTGGCCGTAGGCGACGCCGCCCTCGCCGTGCACGGCGATCCGGATCGGCTCGGTGAGCACGGCTTCCTTGGCGACGGTGACGACGGAGGCCTGGTCGAAGGAGGCGTACGCCTGGGCGGCGACCCGGTCCACCGGGACTCCCCCGTCGCGCAGCCGCGCGTCGTCCCGGCCGACGGTCTCCACCGTGACGCCCTCGGGCGCCTCGACGGCGATCTTGACGCCGTCACCGGTGGCGACGGCGGTGCCGTCGTGCAGCCCGCGCAGCCGTTCCAGCGGGGTGAAGCGCCACTCCTCCTCGCGGCCGTGCGGGACGGGGAAGTCCGCGACGTCGAAGGACGGCGGCGCGCTCATGCGCGTGGCGACGGTCGACTCGGCGGCCACCGCGATCGAGCCGGCGGTGGTGGAGCCCACCGGCGGGGGTCCCCCCGCTCGCGCGGAGCCGAGAGGGGGAGAATTCAGGGCCTCAGCCATGGCTGTCGTAGTGCTCGCTTTCTCAGTCAGAACTCTTCGGGGCGTGTTCGGCGGGCGGTCAGCCGACCGAACCCTCCATCTGCAGCTCGATCAGCCGGTTGAGCTCCAGGGCGTACTCCATGGGCAGCTCCTTGGCGATCGGCTCGACGAAGCCGCGCACGATCATCGCCATGGCCTCGAACTCGGTGAGTCCGCGGCTCATGAGGTAGAAGAGCTGGTCCTCGGAGACCTTGGAGACCGTCGCCTCGTGGCCCATCGACACGTCGTCCTCGCGGACGTCGACGTACGGGTAGGTGTCGGACCGCGAGACGGTGTCCACGAGCAGCGCGTCGCACAGCACGTTGGACTTCGCGCCCGGGGCGCCCTCGCCGATCTCGATCAGTCCGCGGTAGGAGGTGCGGCCGCCGCCTCGCGCCACCGACTTGGAGACGATGTTGGAGGAGGTGTTCGGGGCCATGTGGACCATCTTGGCGCCGGCGTCCTGGTGCTGGCCCTCGCCCGCGAAGGCGATGGACAGGGTCTCGCCCTTGGCGTGCTCGCCCATCAGGTAGACCGCCGGGTACTTCATGGTGACCTTGGAGCCGATGTTGCCGTCGACCCACTCCATGGTCGCGCCCTCGTACGCCACGGCGCGCTTGGTGACGAGGTTGTACACGTTGTTCGACCAGTTCTGGATGGTCGTGTAGCGGCAGCGGCCGCCCTTCTTCACGATGATCTCGACGACCGCGGAGTGCAGCGAGTCCGAGGAGTAGATCGGCGCGGTGCAGCCCTCGACGTAGTGGACGTAGGCGTCCTCGTCGACGATGATCAGCGTCCGCTCGAACTGGCCCATGTTCTCCGTGTTGATACGGAAGTAGGCCTGGAGCGGGATGTCCACGTGGACGCCCTTGGGCACGTAGACGAAGGACCCGCCCGACCAGACGGCCGTGTTCAGCGAGGCGAACTTGTTGTCACCGACAGGGATGATCGTGCCGAAGTACTCCTTGAAGAGCTCCGGGTGCTCCTTGAGCGCGGTGTCGGTGTCGAGGAAGATGACGCCCTGCTCCTCCAGGTCCTCGCGGATCTGGTGGTAGACGACCTCCGACTCGTACTGCGCGGCGACACCGGCGACCAGGCGCTGCTTCTCCGCCTCCGGGATGCCGAGCTTGTCGTAGGTGTTCTTGATGTCCTCGGGCAGGTCCTCCCAGGACTGTGCCTGCTTCTCCGTGGACCGCACGAAGTACTTGATGTTGTCGAAGTCGATGCCCGACAGGTCGGAGCCCCAGTTGGGCATGGGCTTCTTGTCGAACAGCTTCAGGCCCTTGAGACGGAGCTTCAGCATCCACTCCGGCTCGTTCTTCTTCTCCGAGATGTCGCGGACGACGGCCTCGGACAGGCCGCGCTTCGCCACCGCGCCTGCTTCGTCGGAGTCGGCCCAGCCGAATTCGTACGTGCCCAGACCCTCGAGCTCAGGGTGGGCGGTCTCCGTGGGGAGCGTCATGCGGGGTTCCTCCCGGCCGTGCTTGCGGATGCTGAATGGGTGTTCTGTGGTGCCGTGGGCCTGCTGCGCGGAACGAACGTCGTACACACACCGTCGCCGTGGGC from Streptomyces sp. NBC_01754 includes:
- a CDS encoding bifunctional 3-phenylpropionate/cinnamic acid dioxygenase ferredoxin subunit, which gives rise to MAFVRACALSELEDDTPRRVELDGTPVSVVRTEGEVFAINDICSHANVSLSEGEVEDCSIECWLHGSSFDLRTGKPSGLPATRPVPVYPVKIEGDDVLVSVTQES
- the dapA gene encoding 4-hydroxy-tetrahydrodipicolinate synthase, whose product is MTATARTPGPFGRALCAMITPFTSAGELDLEAARRHARRLVADGCDGLVLSGTTGESPTTTDPEKTALLRAVREAVGEGVPLLAGVGSSDTRHTVRLAQDAEAAGANGLLVVTPYYSRPPQAAVEAHFLRVAEATGIPLMLYDIPGRTGTRIEPDTLLRLAEHPRVVAVKDCSYDLLAATKVMARTRLAYYSGCEELNLPLYALGGAGYVSTVANVAPRQMRSVLDAFDAGETARAARLNQLAAPLVEAMMAGGLPGTVTVKALLDAGPVREPLLPADREATGGLREAYEGLLAATG
- the sufC gene encoding Fe-S cluster assembly ATPase SufC; its protein translation is MATLEIRDLHVSVEADNATKEILKGVDLTVKQGETHAIMGPNGSGKSTLAYSIAGHPKYTITRGTVTLDGEDILEMSVDERARAGLFLAMQYPIEIPGVSVSNFLRTSATAVRGEAPKLRTWVKEVKEAMSGLHMDPAFAERNVNEGFSGGEKKRHEILQLELLRPKVAILDETDSGLDVDALRVVSEGVNRVRESGEVGTLLITHYTRILRYIKPDFVHVFANGRIAESGGAELADKLENEGYEAYVKGGAVSGANSGGAVA
- the sufU gene encoding Fe-S cluster assembly sulfur transfer protein SufU → MKLDSMYQEVILDHYKHPHGRGLREGDAEVHHVNPTCGDEITLRVKYDGETVADVSYEGQGCSISQASASVLNDLLVGKELGEAHKIQEAFLELMQSKGQLEPDDTMEELLEDAVAFAGVSKYPARVKCALLSWMAWKDATAQALSEGKTA
- the dapD gene encoding 2,3,4,5-tetrahydropyridine-2,6-dicarboxylate N-succinyltransferase, with translation MTDTTSQGSARTTGAVAAGLATIAGDGTVLDTWFPAPELVADPGPAGTRRLSADEAVNRLGEGASKAVGVDARRGVEVVAVSTVISSLEDKPLDAHDSYLRLHLLSHRLVRPHGQNLDGIFGFLANVAWTSLGPVAVDDLEKVRLNARAEGLHLQVTSVDKFPRMTDYVAPKGVRVADADRVRLGAHLAAGTTVMHEGFVNFNAGTLGTSMVEGRISAGVVVGDGSDIGGGASTMGTLSGGGKERIVIGQRCLIGAEAGIGIALGDECVVEAGLYVTAGTRVTMPDGQVVKARELSGASNILFRRNSVTGTVEARPNNAVWDGLNDILHSHN
- a CDS encoding CbtA family protein — protein: MNSATVRNLLVRGMLAGLAAGVLALVVAYFLGEPSVDSAIGLEEAQAHSHGGAHEHEVEVVSRSLQSTAGLATGILVYGIAFGGIAALAFCFALGRVGRFGPRATALLLSGCALLAVYVVPYLKYPVNPPAVGDPDTIGKRTTLYFLMMVLSVLLAIAATLLGKRLAPRLGAWYATVAAVAAFAVVIGLAYVFLPVINEVPDDFPATLLWRFRLSALAIQAVLWGGLGLFLGELAERLLNPKPAQGAPGRAVPAAR
- the sufB gene encoding Fe-S cluster assembly protein SufB, producing MTLPTETAHPELEGLGTYEFGWADSDEAGAVAKRGLSEAVVRDISEKKNEPEWMLKLRLKGLKLFDKKPMPNWGSDLSGIDFDNIKYFVRSTEKQAQSWEDLPEDIKNTYDKLGIPEAEKQRLVAGVAAQYESEVVYHQIREDLEEQGVIFLDTDTALKEHPELFKEYFGTIIPVGDNKFASLNTAVWSGGSFVYVPKGVHVDIPLQAYFRINTENMGQFERTLIIVDEDAYVHYVEGCTAPIYSSDSLHSAVVEIIVKKGGRCRYTTIQNWSNNVYNLVTKRAVAYEGATMEWVDGNIGSKVTMKYPAVYLMGEHAKGETLSIAFAGEGQHQDAGAKMVHMAPNTSSNIVSKSVARGGGRTSYRGLIEIGEGAPGAKSNVLCDALLVDTVSRSDTYPYVDVREDDVSMGHEATVSKVSEDQLFYLMSRGLTEFEAMAMIVRGFVEPIAKELPMEYALELNRLIELQMEGSVG
- a CDS encoding cysteine desulfurase translates to MTDARQGLSGLLDTEAIRKDFPILDRTVHDGRKLVYLDSAATSQKPRQVLDALSTYYERYNANVHRGVYTLAEEATALYEGARDKVAAFINAPSRNEVIFTKNASESLNLVANMLGWADEPYRVDSDTEIVTTEMEHHSNIVPWQLLAQRTGAKLKWFGITDDGRLDLSDIDEVITEKTKIVTLTLVSNIMGTINPVEKIIRRAQQVGALVCVDASQAAPHMVLDVQALQADFVAFTGHKMVGPTGIGVLWGRQELLEDLPPFLGGGEMIETVSMHSSTYAPAPYKFEAGTPPIAQAVGLGAAVDYLSAIGMENIHRHEQAITAYAVKRLLAVPDLRIIGPATAEDRGAAISFTLGDIHPHDVGQVLDEQGIAVRVGHHCARPVCLRYGIPATTRASFYLYSTPAEVDALVDGLEHVRNFFG
- a CDS encoding CbtB domain-containing protein, which codes for MAQNVAQPTATIPVVPAALPLKAIAPWAVFFGILMLILLYFVGAEQGATSVFSGTGVHEWVHDARHLLGFPCH
- a CDS encoding metal-sulfur cluster assembly factor, with translation MSENETLTTRPASEEEVREALYDVVDPELGIDVVNLGLIYGVHVDEANIATLDMTLTSAACPLTDVIEDQAKSATEGIVNELRINWVWMPPWGPDKITDDGREQLRALGFNV
- the sufD gene encoding Fe-S cluster assembly protein SufD, with amino-acid sequence MAEALNSPPLGSARAGGPPPVGSTTAGSIAVAAESTVATRMSAPPSFDVADFPVPHGREEEWRFTPLERLRGLHDGTAVATGDGVKIAVEAPEGVTVETVGRDDARLRDGGVPVDRVAAQAYASFDQASVVTVAKEAVLTEPIRIAVHGEGGVAYGHQVIRLGAFAEAVVVIDHTGDTVLAANVDYILGDGAKLTVVSVQDWDEKAVHVGQHNALVGRDASFKSVVVTFGGDVVRLHPRVAYAGPGGEAELFGLYFTDKGQHQEHRLLVDHNTPHCRSNVTYKGALQGDGAHAVWIGDVLIQAAAEGTDTYEMNRNLVLTDGARVDSVPNLEIETGEIVGAGHASATGRFEDEQLFYLQSRGIPEEEARRLVVHGFFAELVQQIGLPDVEARLLDKIEDELKATV